In the Sandaracinus amylolyticus genome, GGCGACACGCGGGACCGAGCCCGACGCTGCCGAACCCGTCGTAGAGCAGGCGCACGCGCACCCCGCGCTTCGCCGCTTCGACCAGCGCGTCGAGCACGCGCCGTCCCGTGCGGTCGGGCCGGAAGATGTAGTACTCGAGGTGCACGTGATCGCGCGCGCTCGCGATCGCCTCGATCATCGCGTCGTAGGTCGCGGGCGCGCCGACCAGCACGCGCACGTCGTTGCCCGCGCGGATCTCGCCGCGCCCCATGCGCGCCGCGAGGCGCATCACGCCGCGCTGCTCCTCGGGCTGCGAGCCGATCACGCGCTCGCGCTCTTCCTCCTGCGCCGGGAACGCGCCCGCGATGCGGTCCTCGATGCGCTCGCGCATCGGCGCGGTCTCCGCGACGCGGCGCCGCATCGGGCGGCGGATGCGATCGCGCCCGAGGTACCAGAAGAGCACCACGCCGACGACCGGCACGAAGAGCAGCACGAAGATCCACGCGAACGTCGCCGCGGGCTCCTTCTTGCGCAGGAGCACCATCGGCACGAACGCGATCGCGAGCACCTCCGCCGCGGTCGCGATCGTCGACACCACGGTCGACCACGAGAGATCGAGCCCCTCCCCCACGCGCGCGTTCTACCACTCGGCGCGCTTGCCGCGCGTGCCCACGTCGCGCGACACTGGCCGTTCTCCCATGGACGACGGACTCCGGACTGCGCCCGAGACGAGCGCCACCCACTCCCACGAGCGAAACCCCGGCACCGAGCTGCACCTCGACTGGGTCGAGGACGTTCGCGTCAACAAGAGCGCGGTCGAGCGTCGATGCGCGACGCTGCCCGGCCGGCGCACCGTGAAGAAGGAGTGGCAGATCGCGTGGTTGCTCAAGGCGATCACGCTGATCGATCTGACCACGCTCGCGGGCGACGACACCCCCGGCAACGTGAGAAGGCTCTGCGCGAAGGCGCGCCAGCCGGTGCGCCGTGATCTGCTCGAGGGCCTCGGCGTCGCGGATCTGCCGATCACGACGGGCGCGGTCTGCGTCTATCACGACCTCGTGCGCACCGCGGTCGAGTCGCTCGAGGGCACGAGCATCCCGGTCGCCGCGGTGAGCACCGGATTCCCCGCGGGCCTCACGCCGCTCGACGTGCGGCTCGAGGAGATCCGTCGCTCGGTCGCCGACGGCGCGAAGGAGATCGACATCGTCATCCACCGCGCGAACGTGCTGACCGGCGACTGGCGCACGCTCTACGACGAGGTCCGCGCGATGCGCGCGGCGTGCGGCGCGGCGCACATGAAGGCGATCCTCGCGACCGGCGAGCTCGCGACGCTGCGCAACGTCGCGAAGGCGTCGATGGTCTGCATGATGGCGGGCGCCGACTTCATCAAGACGTCGACCGGCAAGGAGAGCGTCAATGCGACGCTGCCCTTCTCGCTCGTGATGGTGCGCGCGATTCGCGAGTATCGAGAGCGGACTGGCCACGTCGTCGGATACAAGCCCGCCGGCGGAATCCGCACTGCGAAACAAGCGCTCGAGTACATGGCGCTGATGAAGGAAGAGCTCGGCCGCGACTATCTCGAGCCCGACCTCTTCCGATTCGGCGCGAGCGCGCTCCTGAGCGACATCGAGCGCCAGCTCGAATTCCACCTCACGGGTCGCTACTCCGCATTCAATCGCCATCCGATGGCCTGAGTCCGAGATCGCACATGGACGGATCCCTCATCAAGCGAGTGTTCGAGACGATGGAGTACGGACCTGCGCCCGAGGCCGACGGGCCCGCGAAGGAGTGGCTCGATCGACACGAGCGTCGATTCGGGCACTACATCGGTGGCAGTTGGCGTCCTGCGAACGAGCACTTCGCGACGAACGCGCCGGGCCGCAAGAACGCGAAGCTCGCCGACATCGCGCAGGGCACCGACGCCGACGTCGACGCCGCGGTGCAGGCCGCGACGAAGGCGCTGCCCGCGTGGCAGAAGCTCGGCGGTCACGGCCGCGCTCGTTATCTGTACGCGATCGCGCGCCACGTGCAGAAGCACGCGCGACTGCTCTCGGTCCTCGAGTCGCTCGACAACGGAAAGCCGATCCGCGAGTCGCGCGACGTCGACGTGCCGCTCGTCGCGCGCCACTTCTATCACCACGCGGGCTGGGCCCAGCTCATGGAGAGCGAGCTGCCCGACAGCGCGCCGATCGGCGTCGTCGGTCAGATCATCCCGTGGAACTTCCCGCTGCTCATGCTCGCGTGGAAGATCGCGCCCGCGCTCGCGATGGGGAACACGCTGGTGCTCAAGCCGGCGGAGCTCACGCCGCTCACCGCGCTGCTCTTCGCCGAGATCTGCCACGAGGTCGGCCTGCCTCCGGGCGTCGTGAACATCGTGACCGGCGACGGCCGCACCGGCGCCGCGCTCACCGCGCATCCCGGGGTCGCGAAGATCGCGTTCACGGGCTCGACCGAGGTCGGCCGCATCATCCGCAAGGCGACCGCGGGCACCGGCAAGAAGCTCTCGATGGAGCTCGGCGGCAAGTCGCCCTTCGTCGTCTTCGAGGACGCGGATCTCGACAGCGTGGTCGAGGGCGTCGTCGACGCGATCTGGTTCAACCAAGGTCAGGTGTGCTGCGCGGGCTCGCGCATCCTCGCGCAGGAGAGCGTCGCGCCCGAGCTGCTCGCGAAGCTGCGCGCGCGCATGGAGACGCTGCGGGTCGGCGATCCGCTCGACAAGGCGATCGACATCGGCGCGATCGTCGCGCCGGTGCAGCTCGAGCGCATCCAGGAGCTCGTGAAGCAGGGCGTCGACGAGGGCGCGTCGTTGTGGCAGCCGAGCTGGAGCTGCCCGACCGACGGCGTGTTCTATCCGCCGACCGTGCTGAGCGACGTGCAGCCCGCGAGCACCGTCGCGCAGGTCGAGATCTTCGGACCGGTCGTCGTGTTCATGACGTTCCGCACGCCGGAAGAAGCGGTCTCGCTCGCGAACAACACGACGTACGGTCTCGCCGCGAGCGTGTGGACCGAGAGCCTCAATCTCGCGCTCGACGTCGCGCCGAAGATCAAGGCGGGCACGGTGTGGATTAACTGCACCAACGTGTTCGACGCGGCGAGCGGCTTCGGCGGCTATCGCGAGAGCGGCTACGGGCGCGAAGGCGGCAAGGAAGGCCTCTACGAGTACGTGAAGCCGCGCTGGATGGCCGAGACCAAGCGCGCGAAGAAGGACGCGAAGAGCGCGGCGAAGCTCTCGCCCGCCGCGACCGGCCTCGCGCCCGCGCCGCAGCCGAATGACAACGGCGTCCCCGCGATCGATCGCACCGCGAAGCTCTACATCGGCGGCAAGCAGGCGCGCCCCGATGGCTCGTACGTGCTGCCGGTGCTCGACCCGAAGGGCCGCGTCGTCGGCCACGTCGGTCAGGGCAACCGCAAGGACCTGCGCAATGCGGTCGAGGCCGCGCACGCCGCGAGCGGATGGTCCAAGCAGACCGCGCACCTGCGCGCGCAGGTCCTCTACTACCTCGCGGAGAACCTCGAGGCGCGCAGCGCCGAGCTCGCGGAGCGCATCGCGGCGATGACCGGTGATCGCAAGCGCGCGCAGGCCGAGGTGAAGAAGAGCGTCGAGCGTCTCTTCACGTACGGCGCGTGGGCCGACAAGCACGACGGCCTCGTGCACGCGACGCCGCACCGCAACGTGACGATCGCGATGAACGAGCCGATCGGCGTGGTGGGCATCGTGTGCGGCGACGCGCATCCGCTGCTCGGCTTCGTGAGCGCGGTCGCCCCGTGCATCGCGATGGGCAACACGGTCGTCGTGGTGCCGAGCGAGCGCGCACCGCTCGCGGCGACCGACCTCTACCAGGTGTTCGACACCAGCGATCTCCCGGGCGGCGTGGTGAACATCGTGACCGGCACGCGCGACGAGCTCGCACCGGTGCTCGCCGCGCACGACGGCGTCGACTCGATCTGGTACCTCGCGGAAGAGGGCCCGCTCGTCGCGGCGGTGGAGAGCGCGAGCGCGGGCAACATGAAGCGCACGTTCTGCGGCGAGCGCGACTGGATGGACGACACCCAGGGCGCAGGCCGCGAGCTGCTGCGCGAAGCGACCCAGGTGAAGAACATCTGGGTCCCCTACGGCGAATAGAAGAGAATTCCTCTAAGGAGAGCAGGAATCCAGGAGAGTGAGGAGCTCCTCCTGCTCTCCTCAGCGGCACTTCTTCTCGAGCCCTTCGAGGCGTGATGCGCTTCCTCCTTATCGCGCTGCTTTTCCTGCTCTCCGCGTGCAATGCAGAAGACGGTCCGAGCGCCGAGGAGAGCGATCTCCTCGTCACGCTCGACGCGATCTGCGAGGCCGCGCATCGCTGCCGTGACTCGTATGCCGGCGCGACGCCGTTCATGAACGTGTACGGCAACTCGCTCGCGGAGTGCGGCTCGACCAACGAGATCGTCGCGCGCATCGCCGGCGACGCGATCACCGACGAGCGCACGCGCTACGACGCGGACGAGAGCGCCGCGTGCCGCGCTCACGTCGAGTCCGTCACCTGCGACGGCCTGTGGAACGGCGGCGCCGTGCCGAGCTGCGACGCGATGCTCGTCGGCCTCGCGCCCTCGGACACCGAGTGCACGTTCGGCTGGGAGTGCGCGAGCGATCGCTGCACCGCCACCGAGGCGCTCTGCGAGTGAAGCGGCCCAGCTGGAGTGCTCGCCCGCGGAGGGCCCGCACGGGAGCGCGCGGAGCACGCGGACGGGAGGGCTCTCCGCCGGCGAGCCGATTTTGGACACGACTCAACCCACGCCCGCCACGAAGCGCTCGATCGCCGCGACGCACTCCTCGGTCGCTTCGACCTGCGGGTAGTGCCCGACGTCGAGCGCGAGCACCTCGGCGTCCGGTCGCGCCTCGCGCGCCCACGCGAGCACGTGCCCGCCCGACACCGGATCGCGCGTCCCCCACACCAGCGCGACCGGCACCGATCGATCGCGGAACGCCGCGCGCCATCGCTCCGCGTACGTCTTCCGCTCCGCGATGTAGTGCAGCAGGCGCGGCGCCCGCGCCGCATGCACCCGCACGCCGCGCCAGTGCTCGTCCACGTCGAAACGATCCATCCGCGTGATCAGTCGACCCATCGATCGCGCGAACGTCCGCTTGGTCACCAACACCGGCGCGAGCCACGGACCGAGCGGCCCCGCGAGGAGCTTCTGCACGAGGAGCGCGCGGTGCAGCGTCGGCTCGATCCCGCCGTTCATGAAGACCACGCCCTCGATCTCGATCCCCGAGAGCGCGCCCTCGCGACGCCGCGCCAGGAGCTCCTGCGCGATCGACACCGCGTAGTCGTGCGCGACGATCACGCAGCGCTCGACCCCGCTCGCGCGCATCACGCGAATCGCGAGATCGCACTGCGCCGCGTAGTCGATGCGCGCGACCGGCGGGGTCCCACCGAACCCGAGGAAGTCGAACGCGATGCAGCGGAACCGCGTCTCCAATCGCGCGATCACCTCCGCCCAGTCGAAGCTCGAGGTCGGGAACCCGTGGAGGAAGACGAGCGCCCGCCCTTCCCCGCGATCGCGCACGAACACCCGCACCCCCTCGAGCTCGACCTCGCGCCCGCTCGCGCGCCACTCGTCGTATCGCATCGCTTCGCTCTCCTCCTCGCCCAACGGTCAGGGCACGCGCTCCCCGCGCTGCGTTAGGCTCTCTCGCACGTGGCGCGCAAGAAACCCTGGTGGATGACGCAGGAGAAACGAGACCTCGCCTCGTTCCTCCGCGATCGTGAGCTGCTCCTCGCCGCGCTGCGCGACTCGGCGCGCACGTTCGGCCTCGTGTGGAGCACACACCGCCCGCTCGGTGCCGCGCTCCTCGCGCTCGGCGCCCTGGGCGCCGCGCTCCCAGCCGCGATCGCGTGGACCGGCCACTGGATCGTCGATGCGATCCAGCGCGCGGTCGAGCACCCCGAGGCGCGTCGCGAGGTCCTGATCGCGGTCGGCATCGAGCTCGCGCTCGTGCTCGCGTCGAATGCGATCAAGCGCGTGCAGACCGTCGTCCACGGGCTCCTCCGCGCGCTCGTCGCGGAGCGCGCGAACGAGATGATCCTCGAGAAGGCGCTCGGCCTCGAGCTCGTCGACTTCGAGAACCCCGGCTTCTACGACACGCTCTCGCAGGCGCGCAGCGGCGCGTCGCACTACCCGCTCGGCCACGTGATGAACGTGCTGAGCCTCGGCCAGAGCGTGCTCGCGCTCTTCGGCCTCGCCGCGCTCCTGATCCCGCTCTCGCCGCTCGCGGTGCTCGTGCTGATCGCCGCCGCGATCCCGCAGTTCGTCGTCGAGACGCGCTTCAGCCGCGACGCGTTCCGCCTCTTCCGATGGCGCTCCGAGGAGACGCGCAAGCAGAACTACCTCGAGACCGTGCTCGCGAGCTCCGATCACGCGAAGGAGACGAAGCTCTTCGGGCTCGGCGACATGCTGCTCGAGAAGTACCGCGCGATCTTCTGGAAGCTCTGGAAGGAGGATCGCGACCTCACGATCCGTCGCGGCCTCTGGGGCCTCGCGATCGGCAGCCTCGGCACCCTCGCGTTCTACGCCATCTACGCGTGGATCGCGTGGCAGGCCGCGCTCGGCGCGATCTCGCTCGCCGACATGACGATGTACCTGCTCGTGTTCCGCCAGGGCCAGAGCACGCTCGGCAACGTCTTCTCGGGCGCCTCCACGCTCTACGAGGACGTCCTCTACCTCACTGCGTTCTGGGAGTTCCTCGATCACCGCGACGAGGACGCCCCGAGCGGCACCGCGACCAGCGGTCCCGATCCCCTCGACGGAGTCCGCTTCCAGAACGTCTGGTACACGTACCCCGGCGCGAAGGAGCCCGCGCTGCGCGGCGTCGACCTGCACCTGCCTCCGCGCCGCAAGCTCGCGCTCGTCGGCGAGAACGGCGCCGGCAAGACGACGATCATCAAGCTCCTCACGCGGCTCTATCGCCCGAGCCAGGGCCGCATCACGCTCGACGGTCTGCCCCTCGACGAGTGGGACGAGCGCGCGCTGCGCCGTCGCATGGGCGTCATCTTCCAGGACTTCGTGCAGTACCAGTGGCTCGTCGGCGAGAACATCGGCGTCGGCGACGTGAGCGCGTTCGACGACGAGGCGCGCTGGAAGGAAGCCGCCGAGAAGGGCTCCGCGAGCGACTTCGTGTCCTCGCTGCCGAAGGGCTTCCACACCCAGCTCGGCCACTGGTTCGACGAGGGCCAGGAGCTCTCGCTCGGTCAGTGGCAGAAAATCGCCCTCTCGCGCGCGTTCATGCGCCGCGACGCCGACATCCTGGTCCTCGACGAGCCCACCGCGTCGATGGATGCCGAGGCCGAGGCCCGCATCTTCGCCCGCTTCCGCGCGCTCACCGAGCAGCGGACCGCCGTCTTGATCTCGCACCGGTTCAGCACGGTGCGTATGGCGGATCGCATCGCGGTCATCGAGGGCGGCGTCGTGACCGAGCACGGCTCGCACGACGAGCTCATGGCCCTCGGAGGTCGCTACGCCCGCCTGTTCACTCTACAAGCCCAAGGCTATCGGTGAGGCCCCGCCTAGACAGTTGTCCTCTGACCAGTACAGGGTTTTCCGCCTAGGGTCTTCCCTGGGCGGTACGATTACGCGATTATCGGATGAACATGCACGCTGACACGAACTCGCTATTGGGAAGCGAGCCGGTGGAGACCCACCCCATCATCAAGGCGCTGCTGCGCTTCGGCTACTCGATCGAGTGGCACGGCGAAC is a window encoding:
- the deoC gene encoding deoxyribose-phosphate aldolase produces the protein MDDGLRTAPETSATHSHERNPGTELHLDWVEDVRVNKSAVERRCATLPGRRTVKKEWQIAWLLKAITLIDLTTLAGDDTPGNVRRLCAKARQPVRRDLLEGLGVADLPITTGAVCVYHDLVRTAVESLEGTSIPVAAVSTGFPAGLTPLDVRLEEIRRSVADGAKEIDIVIHRANVLTGDWRTLYDEVRAMRAACGAAHMKAILATGELATLRNVAKASMVCMMAGADFIKTSTGKESVNATLPFSLVMVRAIREYRERTGHVVGYKPAGGIRTAKQALEYMALMKEELGRDYLEPDLFRFGASALLSDIERQLEFHLTGRYSAFNRHPMA
- a CDS encoding alpha/beta fold hydrolase, with the protein product MRYDEWRASGREVELEGVRVFVRDRGEGRALVFLHGFPTSSFDWAEVIARLETRFRCIAFDFLGFGGTPPVARIDYAAQCDLAIRVMRASGVERCVIVAHDYAVSIAQELLARRREGALSGIEIEGVVFMNGGIEPTLHRALLVQKLLAGPLGPWLAPVLVTKRTFARSMGRLITRMDRFDVDEHWRGVRVHAARAPRLLHYIAERKTYAERWRAAFRDRSVPVALVWGTRDPVSGGHVLAWAREARPDAEVLALDVGHYPQVEATEECVAAIERFVAGVG
- a CDS encoding ABC transporter ATP-binding protein; translated protein: MARKKPWWMTQEKRDLASFLRDRELLLAALRDSARTFGLVWSTHRPLGAALLALGALGAALPAAIAWTGHWIVDAIQRAVEHPEARREVLIAVGIELALVLASNAIKRVQTVVHGLLRALVAERANEMILEKALGLELVDFENPGFYDTLSQARSGASHYPLGHVMNVLSLGQSVLALFGLAALLIPLSPLAVLVLIAAAIPQFVVETRFSRDAFRLFRWRSEETRKQNYLETVLASSDHAKETKLFGLGDMLLEKYRAIFWKLWKEDRDLTIRRGLWGLAIGSLGTLAFYAIYAWIAWQAALGAISLADMTMYLLVFRQGQSTLGNVFSGASTLYEDVLYLTAFWEFLDHRDEDAPSGTATSGPDPLDGVRFQNVWYTYPGAKEPALRGVDLHLPPRRKLALVGENGAGKTTIIKLLTRLYRPSQGRITLDGLPLDEWDERALRRRMGVIFQDFVQYQWLVGENIGVGDVSAFDDEARWKEAAEKGSASDFVSSLPKGFHTQLGHWFDEGQELSLGQWQKIALSRAFMRRDADILVLDEPTASMDAEAEARIFARFRALTEQRTAVLISHRFSTVRMADRIAVIEGGVVTEHGSHDELMALGGRYARLFTLQAQGYR
- a CDS encoding aldehyde dehydrogenase family protein, encoding MDGSLIKRVFETMEYGPAPEADGPAKEWLDRHERRFGHYIGGSWRPANEHFATNAPGRKNAKLADIAQGTDADVDAAVQAATKALPAWQKLGGHGRARYLYAIARHVQKHARLLSVLESLDNGKPIRESRDVDVPLVARHFYHHAGWAQLMESELPDSAPIGVVGQIIPWNFPLLMLAWKIAPALAMGNTLVLKPAELTPLTALLFAEICHEVGLPPGVVNIVTGDGRTGAALTAHPGVAKIAFTGSTEVGRIIRKATAGTGKKLSMELGGKSPFVVFEDADLDSVVEGVVDAIWFNQGQVCCAGSRILAQESVAPELLAKLRARMETLRVGDPLDKAIDIGAIVAPVQLERIQELVKQGVDEGASLWQPSWSCPTDGVFYPPTVLSDVQPASTVAQVEIFGPVVVFMTFRTPEEAVSLANNTTYGLAASVWTESLNLALDVAPKIKAGTVWINCTNVFDAASGFGGYRESGYGREGGKEGLYEYVKPRWMAETKRAKKDAKSAAKLSPAATGLAPAPQPNDNGVPAIDRTAKLYIGGKQARPDGSYVLPVLDPKGRVVGHVGQGNRKDLRNAVEAAHAASGWSKQTAHLRAQVLYYLAENLEARSAELAERIAAMTGDRKRAQAEVKKSVERLFTYGAWADKHDGLVHATPHRNVTIAMNEPIGVVGIVCGDAHPLLGFVSAVAPCIAMGNTVVVVPSERAPLAATDLYQVFDTSDLPGGVVNIVTGTRDELAPVLAAHDGVDSIWYLAEEGPLVAAVESASAGNMKRTFCGERDWMDDTQGAGRELLREATQVKNIWVPYGE